In the Brassica napus cultivar Da-Ae chromosome A7, Da-Ae, whole genome shotgun sequence genome, one interval contains:
- the LOC106355435 gene encoding uncharacterized protein LOC106355435 codes for MAGLSVLPDRLKRSIFSFTWEAIRHRGEKVDWVSLVWFKGHTPKHAFHMWVTQQDRLPTRARLATWDPCIDASCLLCDGCAETRDHLFLRCSFSEQVWHLVTKRLSYRPTLFHTWTAFGDWLSSSDSTCPTTLRWLAAQATIYQLSAERINNHLHNTTSSTPQKILNDLDRLIRNSILARKKRRKFRGLMQVWLKHF; via the exons ATGGCTGGCTTATCCGTCCTGCCAGATCGCCTAAAGCGGAGCATCTTCAG CTttacatgggaagctatcaggCATAGAGGAGAGAAAGTTGATTGGGTTTCTCTTGTCTGGTTTAAAGGTCATACTCCAAAGCACGCCTTTCATATGTGGGTTACTCAACAGGATAGGTTGCCTACTCGCGCACGGCTTGCTACTTGGGACCCATGTATTGATGCATCTTGCCTTCTTTGTGATGGATGTGCTGAGACAAGAGACCATTTATTTCTGAGATGCAGCTTCAGTGAACAAGTCTGGCACCTTGTGACCAAACGTCTAAGCTACCGGCCTACTCTGTTCCATACTTGGACAGCCTTTGGTGACTGGCTTAGTTCATCAGACTCCACATGCCCTACAACGCTCCGTTGGCTTGCTGCTCAAGCAACAATCTACCAGCTCTCGGCAGAACGCATTAATAACCATCTTCACAACACAACCTCTTCTACGCCTCAAAAGATCCTCAATGACCTAGACAGGCTAATACGTAACTCAATCCTTGCAAGGAAAAAGCGAAGGAAATTCAGAGGTCTCATGCAAGTTTGGCTAAAGCATTTTTGA
- the LOC106355436 gene encoding protein NRT1/ PTR FAMILY 4.2-like, protein MKNEIEERFEDWKGREAIPGKHGGIGPAAIACVVEVMENIVFVANGFNFVEYFMSSMHYSPATAANMVTNFMGTTFLLTLLGGFIADSFLTNFTTFIIFCCLELMGLILLTFQSYSPKLQPESDKTPSTLQATILFTGLYAMAFGAGGIKASLPTHGGDQLDRGNPRLISRFFNWFYFSICCGSILAVTIVVSIEESKGWFWSFTISAGTLALALFIFMAGLPFYRFKSPTGSSLTRITKVIVSAARNRNKSALDEEMMQSLISTDEGISHNKLKCLDKAMLNKNISAIEVAETRTFLGLLPIFFSTIAMNCCLAQLSTFSVQQGMIMDRKLFGSFEIPVPSLVAIPLLLVILSAPLYDYFEKRISLDISPSFNLYRIRLGLALSSFSMVIAAIVETTRKYVAVHSDFKISVLWLMVQYLLLTVADTLAFGGMLDFFYREAPSNMKSMSTALGWCSTAFGFFLSTALVEVTNTITGWLGHQWLGGEDLNETSLELFYVVLFVLNTLNLLNYNFWMKGY, encoded by the exons ATGAAGAATGAAATAGAAGAGAGGTTTGAAGATTGGAAAGGTAGAGAGGCAATCCCTGGCAAACATGGTGGGATCGGACCGGCAGCTATTGCTTGTG TTGTAGAGGTGATGGAGAACATAGTGTTCGTTGCTAATGGATTCAATTTCGTTGAATACTTCATGAGTTCGATGCACTATTCACCAGCCACAGCAGCAAACATGGTCACTAACTTTATGGGAACAACGTTTTTGCTCACTCTTCTTGGTGGTTTTATTGCCGATTCTTTCCTCACTAATTTCACAACTTTCATCATCTTTTGTTGCTTAGAACTCATG GGATTAATCTTGCTGACATTCCAATCTTATAGCCCGAAGCTCCAGCCTGAGAGTGATAAAACACCCTCAACTCTTCAAGCAACGATTCTTTTTACAGGACTTTATGCGATGGCTTTTGGTGCTGGCGGTATCAAAGCCTCGTTGCCCACCCATGGAGGCGATCAACTTGACAGGGGAAATCCAAGACTGATCTCAAGATTCTTTAATTGGTTTTACTTCTCTATATGTTGTGGATCCATCTTGGCAGTAACTATCGTGGTGTCAATCGAGGAGAGCAAAGGTTGGTTTTGGAGCTTTACTATCTCAGCCGGGACTCTAGCCCTTGCACTCTTTATTTTCATGGCAGGGTTACCGTTTTATCGATTCAAGTCTCCTACTGGAAGTTCATTGACAAGGATCACAAAAGTGATTGTTTCTGCTGCACGAAACCGAAATAAGTCTGCTTTGGATGAGGAGATGATGCAAAGTCTTATCTCTACAGACGAGGGCATTTCTCATAACAAGTTGAA GTGTTTAGATAAAGCAATGTTGAACAAAAACATCTCAGCAATAGAAGTTGCGGAAACAAGAACATTTTTGGGTCTCCTACCAATCTTTTTTAGCACGATTGCTATGAACTGCTGCTTGGCACAACTATCGACCTTCTCGGTACAACAAGGCATGATCATGGACAGAAAACTCTTTGGTTCCTTCGAGATCCCCGTGCCTTCTCTAGTCGCTATTCCTCTACTCCTCGTGATTTTATCTGCACCTTTATATGACTATTTTGAAAAAAGAATCTCATTAGACATATCACCAAGCTTTAATTTATATCGCATCAGACTTGGCCTAGCTCTCTCATCTTTTTCGATGGTGATTGCAGCGATTGTGGAGACGACGAGGAAATATGTAGCGGTTCATTCCGACTTCAAAATATCTGTTTTATGGCTAATGGTTCAGTATCTCTTGCTAACTGTGGCTGATACGTTGGCATTTGGAGGGATGCTAGATTTCTTTTATAGAGAAGCTCCATCGAACATGAAGAGTATGAGCACGGCATTGGGCTGGTGTTCGACCGCATTTGGTTTCTTCCTTAGCACAGCTCTTGTGGAAGTTACCAATACCATCACAGGTTGGCTTGGCCATCAATGGCTTGGTGGAGAAGATCTCAACGAGACAAGTCTTGAATTGTTTTATGTGGTCCTTTTTGTTCTTAATACTCTTAATCTCCTTAACTATAACTTCTGGATGAAAGGATATTAA
- the LOC106357468 gene encoding agamous-like MADS-box protein AGL62 has translation MPENKRGRQKVPIAKMEKDANLQVTFSKRRQGLFKKASELCTLCRVGMGVIVFSPGQKVFSFGNPDVKSVLDNFKNHNHNPLLYTQDGLNPTIQNLNSLLTQEMAILEMEKKRKKELDEIKNKREETEKWWEKPPNQLDLRQNTCLTSALENLKMELVSQRSQHLQAIDPPNHYGESYNNIVGGGNVDLFDQTRMFDGNASNYNPNSIISNHGPMFANNDNTNVFEALGPRSNLNLPE, from the exons ATGCCAGAAAACAAAAGAGGTCGTCAAAAAGTACCGATTGCGAAAATGGAGAAGGATGCCAACCTTCAAGTTACCTTTTCAAAGAGACGACAAGGTCTTTTTAAAAAAGCTAGTGAACTTTGCACCTTATGTCGTGTAGGAATGGGAGTAATTGTGTTTTCACCAGgccaaaaagtattttcttttGGCAATCCAGATGTTAAATCTGTACTCGATAATTTCAAAAATCACAACCATAATCCTCTTTTATATACCCAAGACGGTTTGAACCCAACAATCCAAAATCTCAACAGCTTACTTACTCAG GAGATGGCAATCCTTGAAATggagaaaaaaaggaagaaagagTTGGATGAGATAAAAAATAAGagagaagaaacagaaaaaTGGTGGGAAAAACCTCCGAATCAACTTGACTTAAGGCAAAACACTTGTCTAACTAGTGCTCTGGAAAATCTGAAAATGGAGTTGGTAAGTCAACGGTCCCAACACTTGCAAGCAATTGATCCTCCCAATCATTATGGCGAAAGTTACAACAACATTGTTGGTGGTGGCAATGTCGATCTTTTCGACCAAACAAGAATGTTCGATGGGAATGCATCCAACTATAATCCCAATTCGATTATTTCTAATCATGGACCCATGTTCGCAAATAATGATAACACCAATGTCTTTGAAGCACTCGGTCCAAGATCCAATCTGAATTTGCCTGAGTAG
- the LOC125576144 gene encoding uncharacterized protein LOC125576144, producing MNVYGDGDSDLLGLHGFARLGSRRSMVTTGQLEGFKLKGVDSRTNLWSLGKFHPIRRGESKGSSISFRLREFPSRILQSRDLALIKARSQVLSGSRFKGRRMDIIGSALQGKWRHMRRSWLFRISRRWDSGAGGTVWWGLVDWQRVYQGNEKELLLFLQENKRELLLFCFLAHRDFEFVQKFQSHFGYDSLVTVDPNGRSGGLALFYNNEYQVKILYSSNRMIDIEAVSNGKQVFLTFVYGDPVQELREHVWERLTRYGLARSDPWFVIGDLNEITGNHEKDGGPLRSATSFIPFNNMIRNSGLLEFPARGNKMSWQGRRGKGKGAFTVRCRLDRALANEEWHTLFPYSYTEYLRLVGSDHRPVVAFLEDKLTRRRRGQFRFDKRWIGQEGLMESIVSGWTENQEGSSADFITKINNCRHEISSWRKNNQPYGKDKIQDLQKALEEVQTDDNKTQEDIIDISKKLQEAYKDEEEYWHQKSRNMWHSSGDLNTKFYHALTKQRRIRNKIVGLYDEAGNWVTEENGVEKVVVDYFDGLFSSTNPGEFDSFLEEIGPSISPQMNLMLLRVATEEEVRQALFMMHPEKAPGPDGMTALFFQHSWNVIKKDVVELANKEECQTILRILKEYETVSGQQINFQKSSIQFGHKIEESNRQELRDILGIQNLGGMGSYLGLPESLGGSKVQVFGFVQDRLNNRVNGWTLRFFTKGGKEVIIKSVITALPNHVMSVYRLPKAIVKKLTSAVAQFWWSPGGSTRGMHWKSWDKLCAHKDHGGLGFKDLTDFNTAMLGKQLWRLIEKPNSLFSRIFKGRVIYLSME from the exons ATGAATGTATACGGCGATGGCGATAGCGATTTACTAGGGCTTCATGGATTTGCAAGGTTGGGATCCCGGAGATCAATGGTTACTACGGGGCAATTGGAAGGTTTTAAG CTAAAAGGGGTCGACTCTCGAACGAATCTTTGGAGTTTAGGAAAGTTTCATCCGATAAGGCGAGGAGAATCAAAGGGATCTTCAATATCGTTCCGGTTAAGGGAGTTCCCTTCACGCATCCTCCAATCACGAGATCTCGCTCTCATTAAAGCGAGATCGCAAGTTCTAAGTGGTTCAAGGTTTAAGGGGCGTCGAATGGATATTATAGGATCGGCTTTACAAGGGAAATGGCGACACATGAGGCGATCTTGGCTTTTCAGGATCTCACGACGTTGGGATTCTGGGGCGGGAGGCACGGTTTGGTGGGGTCTAGTGGATTGGCAAAGAGTGTATCAGGGGAATGAAAAGGAATTGCTTTTGTTTCTGCAAGAGAACAAAAGGGAActgcttttgttttgttttttggctCATCGG GATTTTGAATTTGTTCAGAAATTTCAATCTCACTTTGGATACGATAGTCTGGTTACGGTGGATCCGAATGGGAGGAGTGGTGGTTTAGCTCTTTTTTATAACAATGAGTATCAAGTAAAGATTCTTTACTCTAGCAATAGAATGATTGATATTGAAGCAGTGAGCAATGGAAAACAAGTTTTCCTTACCTTTGTTTATGGAGATCCGGTTCAAGAGCTAAGAGAACATGTATGGGAAAGATTGACTAGGTATGGACTCGCAAGGTCTGATCCTTGGTTTGTAATTGGTGATCTAAATGAAATTACCGGGAATCATGAAAAGGATGGGGGACCTTTACGAAGTGCAACCTCTTTTAttccttttaataatatgataaggAACAGTGGTTTATTGGAATTCCCAGCTCGTGGTAACAAAATGTCATGGCAAGGACGGAGAGGTAAAGGGAAAGGAGCTTTTACAGTCAGATGCCGACTGGATAGAGCCTTGGCTAATGAGGAATGGCATACACTTTTCCCATACTCTTATACAGAATATTTGAGGCTGGTGGGCTCAGATCATCGACCTGTGGTAGCTTTTTTAGAAGATAAATTAacaagaaggagaagaggaCAGTTCAGGTTTGATAAGCGATGGATTGGCCAAGAGGGACTCATGGAATCAATTGTATCGGGTTGGACAGAAAATCAGGAAGGATCATCAGCAGATTTTATTACTAAGATTAATAATTGTCGGCATGAAATATCTTCATGGCGAAAAAACAACCAACCATATGGAAAAGACAAAATTCAGGATCTCCAAAAGGCACTGGAAGAAGTACAAACAGATGACAATAAAACACAAGAGGATATTATTGACATTTCCAAGAAATTACAAGAGGCCTATAAGGATGAGGAGGAATACTGGCATCAGAAGAGTAGGAATATGTGGCATTCATCTGGGGATCTTAATACTAAGTTTTATCATGCTTTGACAAAGCAACGTCGGATCCGAAATAAAATAGTGGGTCTCTATGATGAGGCGGGTAATTGGGTTACAGAAGAAAATGGTGTGGAAAAGGTGGTGGTAGAttattttgatggtttgttTAGTTCAACTAACCCGGGGGAGTTTGATAGTTTTTTGGAGGAGATAGGACCATCAATTTCCCCACAGATGAATCTTATGCTACTGCGAGTAGCAACGGAGGAAGAAGTCCGTCAAGCTTTATTcatgatgcatccagagaaggCGCCAGGCCCAGATGGAATGACGGCTCTCTTCTTTCAGCACTCCTGGAATGTCATTAAAAAGGATGTGGTTGAGTTG GCAAACAAAGAAGAGTGTCAGACTATTCTTAGGATACTAAAGGAGTATGAGACTGTATCAGGACAACAAATCAACTTTCAGAAatcctcaattcaatttggacataaaatTGAGGAATCCAATAGGCAAGAGTTGAGAGATATTTTGGGGATTCAGAACCTAGGAGGTATGGGTTCTTATTTAGGTTTGCCAGAAAGTTTAGGGGGATCTAAGGTTcaagtgtttggttttgtaCAAGATCGTCTGAATAATAGGGTGAATGGCTGGACTCTTCGATTTTTTACAAAAGGGGGAAAAGAGGTGATTATTAAGTCGGTTATCACGGCTCtgccaaatcatgtgatgtcgGTGTATCGACTACCGAAAGCTATAGTGAAGAAGTTAACGAGTGCAGTagctcagttttggtggagcccaGGAGGAAGTACAAGgggtatgcattggaaatcatgggataaattatGTGCCCATAAGGATCATGGTGGGCTAGGTTTCAAGGATTTGACGGATTTTAATACAGCAATGTTGGGAAAGCAGCTGTGGAGGCTGATTGAGAAGCCAAATTCTCTTTTCTCGCGAATCTTCAAAGGACG GGTCATCtatctcagtatggaatga